One window of Cervus canadensis isolate Bull #8, Minnesota chromosome 19, ASM1932006v1, whole genome shotgun sequence genomic DNA carries:
- the LOC122422159 gene encoding spectrin alpha chain, non-erythrocytic 1-like: protein MLQKHQAFEAEVQANSGAIVKLDETGNLMISEGHFASETIRTRLMELHRQWELLLEKMREKGIKLLQAQKLVQYLRECEDVMDWINDKEAIVTSEELGQDLEHVEVLQKKFEEFQTDMAAHEERVNEVNQFAAKLIQEQHPEEELIKTKQDEVNAAWQRLKGLALQRQGKLFGAAEVQRFNRDVDETISWIKEKEQLMASDDFGRDLASVQALLRKHEGLERDLAALEDKVKALCAEADRLQQSHPLSATQIQVKREELITNWEQIRTLAAERHARLNDSYRLQRFLADFRDLTSWVTEMKALINADELANDVAGAEALLDRHQEHKGEIDAHEDSFKSADESGQALLAAGHYASDEVREKLTILSEERAALLELWELRRQQYEQCMDLQLFYRDTEQVDNWMSKQEAFLLNEDLGDSLDSVEALLKKHEDFEKSLSAQEEKITALDEFATKLIQNNHYAMEDVATRRDALLSRRNALHERAMYRRAQLADSFHLQQFFRDSDELKSWVNEKMKTATDEAYKDPSNLQGKVQKHQAFEAELSANQSRIDALEKAGQKLIDVDHYAKDEVAARMNEVISLWKKLLEATELKGIKLREANQQQQFNRNVEDIELWLYEVEGHLASDDYGKDLTNVQNLQKKHALLEADVAAHQDRIDGITIQARQFQDAGHFDAENIKKKQEALVARYEALKEPMVARKQKLADSLRLQQLFCDVEDEETWIREKEPIAASTNRGKDLIGVQNLLKKHQALQAEIAGHEPRIKAVTQKGNAMVEEGHFAAEDVKAKLHELNQKWESLKSKASQRRQDLEDSLQAQQYFADANEAESWMREKEPIVGSTDYGKDEDSAEALLKKHEALMSDLSAYGSSIQALREQAQSCRQQVAPMDDETGKELVLALYDYQEKSPREVTMKKGDILTLLNSTNKDWWKVEVNDRQGFVPAAYVKKLDPAQSASRENLLEEQGSIALRQEQIDNQYHSLLELGEKRKGMLEKSCKKFMLFREANELQQWINEKEAALTSEEVGADLEQVEVLQKKFDDFQKDLKANESRLKDINKVAEDLESEGLMAEEVQAVQPAYL from the coding sequence ATGCTGCAGAAGCATCAAGCCTTTGAAGCCGAGGTGCAGGCCAACTCAGGTGCCATCGTGAAGCTGGATGAGACCGGTAACCTGATGATCTCAGAAGGGCACTTCGCGTCCGAAACCATCCGGACTCGTCTGATGGAGCTGCACCGCCAGTGGGAGTTGCTTCTGGAGAAGATGCGGGAGAAAGGCATCAAGCTGCTGCAGGCCCAGAAGCTGGTGCAGTACCTACGGGAGTGTGAGGACGTGATGGACTGGATCAACGACAAGGAAGCCATTGTGACGTCTGAGGAGCTGGGCCAGGACCTGGAGCACGTGGAGGTGTTACAGAAGAAATTTGAAGAGTTTCAGACAGACATGGCTGCCCACGAAGAGAGAGTCAATGAAGTGAACCAGTTCGCTGCCAAGCTGATTCAGGAGCAGCACCCTGAGGAGGAGCTGATCAAGACAAAGCAGGATGAGGTGAATGCGGCCTGGCAGCGGCTGAAGGGCCTGGCCCTCCAGCGGCAGGGGAAGCTGTTCGGGGCAGCTGAGGTCCAGCGCTTTAACAGGGATGTGGATGAGACCATCAGCTGGATTAAGGAGAAGGAACAGCTAATGGCCTCTGATGACTTTGGCCGGGACCTGGCCAGCGTCCAGGCTCTGCTGCGGAAACATGAGGGTTTGGAGAGAGATCTTGCTGCCTTGGAGGACAAGGTCAAAGCCCTGTGTGCTGAGGCCGACCGCCTGCAGCAGTCCCACCCTCTGAGCGCCACCCAGATCCAGGTGAAGCGAGAGGAGCTGATCACCAACTGGGAGCAGATCCGCACGCTGGCCGCAGAGAGACACGCGCGTCTCAACGATTCCTACAGGCTTCAGCGCTTCCTTGCCGACTTCCGAGACCTCACCAGCTGGGTCACTGAGATGAAAGCCCTCATCAATGCAGATGAACTTGCCAACGATGTGGCCGGAGCCGAAGCCCTGCTGGATAGGCATCAGGAGCACAAGGGTGAAATTGACGCTCATGAAGATAGCTTTAAATCTGCAGACGAGTCTGGACAGGCCCTGCTTGCAGCTGGTCACTACGCCTCAGATGAAGTGAGGGAGAAGCTGACCATCCTCTCCGAGGAGCGGGCCGCGCTGCTGGAGCTCTGGGAGCTGCGACGGCAGCAGTACGAGCAGTGCATGGACCTGCAGCTCTTCTACCGCGACACGGAGCAGGTGGACAACTGGATGAGCAAGCAGGAGGCGTTCCTGTTGAATGAAGACCTGGGCGATTCCTTGGATAGTGTGGAAGCGCTTCTCAAGAAGCACGAGGACTTTGAGAAGTCCCTCAGCGCCCAGGAGGAGAAGATCACAGCCTTAGATGAGTTTGCCACCAAGCTGATTCAGAACAACCACTACGCGATGGAAGATGTGGCCACCCGGCGAGACGCGCTACTGAGCCGCCGCAACGCCCTGCATGAGAGAGCCATGTACCGCCGTGCCCAGCTCGCAGATTCTTTCCACCTGCAGCAGTTTTTCCGTGACTCTGATGAGCTCAAGAGTTGGGTCAACGAGAAGATGAAAACCGCCACAGATGAAGCTTATAAAGACCCATCCAACCTACAAGGAAAAGTGCAGAAGCACCAGGCCTTTGAGGCCGAGCTCTCGGCAAACCAGAGCCGCAttgatgccctggagaaagccGGGCAGAAGCTGATCGACGTTGACCACTATGCCAAGGATGAGGTGGCGGCTCGGATGAATGAGGTCATCAGTCTGTGGAAGAAGCTGCTGGAGGCCACAGAGCTGAAAGGCATAAAGCTCCGTGAGGCTaaccagcagcagcagtttaACCGCAACGTTGAGGACATCGAGCTGTGGCTGTACGAAGTGGAAGGTCATCTGGCCTCGGACGACTACGGCAAAGACCTCACCAACGTCCAGAACCTCCAGAAGAAGCATGCCCTGCTGGAGGCTGACGTGGCAGCGCACCAGGATCGCATCGATGGCATCACAATCCAGGCCCGTCAGTTCCAGGACGCAGGCCACTTTGACGCTGAAAACATCAAGAAGAAGCAGGAGGCCCTGGTAGCCCGCTACGAGGCACTGAAGGAGCCCATGGTTGCCCGAAAGCAGAAGTTGGCTGATTCCCTACGGTTGCAGCAGCTCTTCTGTGACGTTGAGGATGAAGAGACGTGGATTCGGGAGAAAGAACCTATTGCCGCCTCCACCAACAGAGGCAAAGATTTAATTGGAGTCCAGAACCTGCTAAAGAAACACCAAGCCCTACAAGCAGAAATTGCTGGCCATGAGCCCCGCATCAAAGCAGTCACACAGAAGGGGAACGCCATGGTGGAGGAGGGCCATTTTGCCGCCGAGGACGTGAAGGCCAAGCTCCATGAGCTGAACCAGAAGTGGGAGTCGCTGAAGTCCAAGGCCTCCCAGCGGCGGCAGGACCTGGAGGACTCGCTGCAGGCCCAGCAGTATTTTGCCGACGCCAACGAGGCCGAGTCCTGGATGCGGGAGAAGGAACCCATCGTGGGCAGCACCGACTATGGCAAAGATGAGGACTCGGCCGAGGCTCTGCTAAAGAAGCACGAGGCTTTGATGTCGGATCTCAGCGCCTATGGCAGCAGCATTCAGGCCCTGCGAGAGCAGGCCCAGTCGTGCCGGCAACAAGTGGCCCCCATGGATGACGAGACTGGGAAGGAGCTGGTCTTGGCGCTCTATGACTATCAGGAGAAGAGTCCCCGAGAGGTCACCATGAAGAAAGGAGACATTCTCACCTTACTCAACAGCACCAATAAGGACTGGTGGAAAGTGGAAGTGAACGACCGGCAGGGCTTTGTGCCGGCTGCCTACGTGAAGAAGCTGGACCCTGCGCAGTCGGCCTCCAGGGAGAACCTCCTAGAGGAGCAGGGCAGCATCGCACTGCGGCAGGAGCAGATCGACAACCAGTACCATTCTCTGCTGGAACTGGGAGAGAAGCGTAAAGGCATGTTGGAGAAGAGCTGTAAGAAGTTCATGTTGTTCCGTGAAGCAAATGAGCTACAGCAGTGGATCAATGAGAAAGAAGCGGCCCTGACAAGTGAGGAGGTCGGTGCGGACTTGGAGCAGGTTGAAGTGCTGCAGAAGAAGTTTGACGACTTCCAGAAGGATCTCAAGGCCAATGAGTCACGGCTGAAGGACATTAACAAGGTGGCTGAAGACCTGGAGTCGGAAGGTCTGATGGCGGAGGAGGTGCAGGCCGTGCAGCCTgcatatttataa